The DNA segment TAAAGCATGTTACGGCTCCATACAAATACCCTAGAATAATAGAATTTGTAGACGAATTGCCAAAAACTATAAGTGGAAAGATTCGTCGTGTAGAAATAAGAGAAAAAGATAACAAATAAAAAAATGAGACGGATTGTAATAAAGGTTGGTAGCAATGTACTTACACGTGAAGACGGCAAACTTGACGTTACACGTATGTCTGCCCTTGTAGATCAGATAGTATGGTTGAAACGCAATGGATACGAGATTATTCTTGTTTCTAGCGGGTCGATTGCCAGTGGTCGCAGTGAACTGAAAGTTAACCATAAACTTGACAGTGTTGAACAGCGTCAACTATTTTCGGCTATTGGTCAGGTTAAACTTATCAACCTTTATTACGACCTTTTTCGTGAACATGGTATACATGTTGGTCAAGTTCTCACGATGAAGGAGAGCTTTTCTACTCGTCGTGATTATCTAAACCAAAGGGCTTGCATGAACGTAATGCTTGATAATGATGTTATACCCATAGTAAATGAGAATGATACTGTAAGTGTTACAGAACTAATGTTCACCGATAATGATGAATTGTCAGGTCTTATTGCATCTATGATGGATGCGATTGTTCTAGTCGTACTAAGTAATATAGATGGCATATATAATGGTTCGCCTAAGAATCCAAGTTCGAGAGTGATTTCACAAGTAGAACATGACAGGGATTTAAGCGAATACATACAAGAAGAGAAAAGTGGATTCGGTCGAGGTGGTATGATTACTAAATGTAATATAGCACGAAAAGTAGCTGACGAAGGTATTAAGGTAATTATTGCCAACGGCAAACGTGACAATATACTTATAGACCTCGTCAAGAACCCTATTGGCACACTTCATACAGAATTCATTCCGAACCCTGAAGCTGCTTCAAATGTAAAGAAATGGATAGCTCACAGTGAGAGTTTCTCAAAGGGCATAATTCATATTAATAAAAAAGCTGCTAATGTTTTACGCAGTAAAGATAGAGCTGTAAGTCTGCTATTTGTCGGCGTTGATTCTATTGAGGGAGACTTCGAAGAAGGTGATATAATAAGCATTGTAGATGACAAAGGTAAACGTATAGCTGTAGGTCGTTCAGGATATGATAGTACAGAAGCAAAAAAGCTTATAGGCGCACACGATCAGAAGCCACTTGTACACTATGATTATCTATATATGGAATAATTATGGAACTACAAAGCATATTTGAAAAAGTAAAATTTGCAAGCACCGAACTTGCACTTATTGATGATGATAAAAAGAATGTTGTATTGCAGGCCGTAGCTGATGCAATTTTATCTAATAAAGAGTCTCTCCTGAAAGCAAACACTGAAGACTTAGAAAGGATGGACAAATCCGACCCTCTCTATGATCGTCTTCAACTTACGGAAAAGCGTTTAGAAGATATCGCAAATGATATGCGCCACGTAAGCACTCTTGCATCTCCACTTGGACATGTAACTAAGCATAAAGTTCTAGAAAATGGACTTGACATGAAACGTATAAGCGTTCCTTTTGGGGTAATCGGTATGATTTATGAAGCCCGTCCAAATGTCACATTCGATGTATTCTCTTTATGTTTCAAGAGTGGTAATGCATGTATATTGAAAGGAGGCAAAGATGCTAATTCTTCAAATTTTGCAGAAGTATCTCTTATACACGAAATACTTAAAAAGTATGACATCAATACATCTGTTGTAGAACTTTTGCCAGCCACACATGAAGCGACAAGTGAAATGCTTAATGCTGTTGGATATATAGATCTTTGCATACCAAGAGGAGGGAAAAAACTTATAAAGTTTGTAAGAGATACGGCAAAAGTGCCTGTAATAGAGACCGGTGCAGGTGTCGTAAACACTTATTTTGATGAATTCGGAGACATGAAGATAGGTCGTCTGATAGTAAACAATGCAAAGACCAGAAGAGTTAGTGTCTGCAATGCTTTAGACTGTCTTATTATACACAAGTCTAGAATTAAAGAATTACCAGAGTTATGTGCATTACTTAGCATAAGCAATGTAGAATTGTATGCTGACGATGCCTCATATGAAGCACTAACAGGAAATTATCCACACGAACTGCTTAAACATGCTGATGTTGAAACTTATGGCAAAGAATTTATGGACTATAAGATGGCAATAAAGACAGTTCTTTCTATTGATGCAGCTCTCAATCATATACGTCTATATGGTTCAGGGCACAGTGAATGCATTATAACAGAAGATGCAAAGAACGCAACGATATTTCAAAATAGAGTAGATGCAGCCTGTGTATATGTTAATGCTCCTACAAGCTTTACGGATGGCGGGCAATTTGGACTCGGTGCTGAAATAGGAATAAGTACTCAGAAACTTGGTCCTCGAGGTCCTATGGCACTCGAAGAAATAACTACATATAAATGGCTTATAGAAGGGCACGGACAAATAAGAAATTAGACATTTAAATAAATATTTAAATACAGCATGAAAACATTTATAAACGTACAAGACATTGGCGATCTGAGCAAAGCTCTAGATGAAGCTAAAGAGATTAAGAATGACCGTTTCAAGTATCAGAGCCTTGGCAAAAACAAGACTTTGATGATGATATTCTTTAATAACAGTCTACGCACCCGTCTAAGCACTCAGAAGGCTGCTATGAACCTGGGAATGAATGTTATTGTACTGGATGTGAATGCCGGTGCATGGAAGTTGGAAACTGAACGTGGTGTAATAATGGATGGAGACAAATCTGAGCACCTATTAGAAGCTATTCCTGTTATGGGCTGTTATTGCGACCTAATCGGAGTTCGATCATTCGCAGGTTTATCAGACCGAGAATACGATTATGCAGAAACTGTATTAAACCAATTTATCAAATATAGCGGCAAACCTGTATTCGCTATGGAGACAGCAACAGTGCACCCGTTACAAGCATTTGCTGACCTTATAACAATAGAAGAATACAAAAATAAGAAACGTCCAAAAGTTGTAATGAGCTGGGCGCCTCATTGTCGTGCTCTGCCTCAAGCTGTTCCTAACTCATTTGCACAATGGATGAATGCAGCAGATGTTGATTTTGTTATAACTCATCCGGAAGGATACGAATTGGATCCTAAATTTTCAGGTAATGCAAAGATAGAATATGACCAGAAGAAAGCTCTTGATGGCGCAGATTTTATCTATGCGAAGAATTGGAGTTGTCCTGGTTTTAGTAATCCTGCCGAATATGGCAAGATAATCTGCAAGGATATGAATTGGACGATAGATACGAAGCACATGGAGTGGACAAATAATGCATACTTCATGCACTGCCTGCCTGTACGTCGCGGGCTTATAGTTACAGACGATGTCATAGAGAGCAAGCAATCACTTGTTATTCCCGAAGCAGCCAATCGTGAGATATCTGCATCAGTAGTTATTAAACGTATGTTGGAAAGTCTGTAAAGACAACTAATAAAAGAAAGAATTATATGGGCGTCTCATCTATTTGAGATGTCCATATATGTTTTATTAGCGATGTAAATATATACTCAAATCTAGGTATAATAGGATTTTTCTTTATAATATTCTACATAAATACCAAAGTAATATTGTATATTTGCAGACAAGAAATAAATTACCATGGATAAATATAAGATTATATCAGCCAACAATAAAGGGCTATTTTTAGAGAGGCTAGCTTGCCTTTATATGACCGTTGGAGATTTCGTAGATATGGAAAAACTAGAAGGCAGGAATCTCCAATATTGTAAAGTGTTTCTAAGTGATGCCCAAAACCAATATCAGGAATTAATAGAATCAGAACTATATATTGATATTATTTCAAAGGTTCCACACACTATAGTGGAACAAGCGCCATTGAACAGATCTAAAATATCTATTCTCATCAAGACCTCAGAAGCAAAGTGTCCTTTCATATTCAATAGTTTCAGATTAAAAGCTGAAGAATCAACAGGGATAGACACTTATACACAAACGCGTCTACTATTCGATAAGTATCTAAAATCCATTGAAGGTTCTGGTATGACTATGAACCAAAACTGTATACGTACTTGGATATATGTAAATGACATTGACAACAATTATGCTGATGTGGTAAATGCCCGTAACGATGTGTTTGCTAAATACGGTCTGACCTCTGATACTCATTATATAGCAAGTACGGGGATAGGTGGGCGTTCACAAATACGTGACGCTGCAGTTGCGATGGATTTTCTTACCTACCCCAGAATTGAAGAAAAGGATAAAAGATATCTTCAGGCACTTGATCATCTTAATCCAACTCACGAATATGGAGTTGCCTTTGAGAGGGGTATACGCATTCATACTGACAATACTGAAACATTTTTCATATCAGGGACCGCTAGCATAGATAAGAATGGAATGGTAATGTACAAAGGAGATGTGATAAGACAAACAGGAAGGTTACTTGAGAATATAGGAGCTCTGCTTAAAGATGGTGGTGCGACTATGAGAGATATTAACTACTTTATCATATACCTTAGAGACATTTCAGATTATGAATGTGTATCCACATTTATGGACGGTGTGTACAAAGACATTCCACATATAATAGTCGAAGCAAATGTCTGTCGCCCTGAATGGCTTATTGAAATGGAATGTGTGGCATCAAAAACAATATAATATCATAATTTGCAAACATAGTATCAGAGCATAAATTCAATTAATAAAAAGAGCCATATTTGCTTTGTTTTTTTATCTATTTATTTTATCTTTGCAACAATAATCTAAACTGAAAATACAAAATGAAAAAGGCATTTTTATTCTTTGCTTTGATACTAATTATATCCTGTGCAAACAACAATACAAATAAGTTTATAATCAACGGTACAGTTCCATCAAATAAGTATGATGGAGAGAAGGTATACCTAGTACCTGCCATTAACGATAATCCATCAAATGTTGATTCAACAATAATATCGAATGGCAAATTTACATTCGAAGGAGATACAGAAAGAGTAAGCATTATAAGGTTAAGGCCCATACTAAGGCTTAAATTACAAGAATTACTTG comes from the Xylanibacter oryzae DSM 17970 genome and includes:
- the proB gene encoding glutamate 5-kinase translates to MRRIVIKVGSNVLTREDGKLDVTRMSALVDQIVWLKRNGYEIILVSSGSIASGRSELKVNHKLDSVEQRQLFSAIGQVKLINLYYDLFREHGIHVGQVLTMKESFSTRRDYLNQRACMNVMLDNDVIPIVNENDTVSVTELMFTDNDELSGLIASMMDAIVLVVLSNIDGIYNGSPKNPSSRVISQVEHDRDLSEYIQEEKSGFGRGGMITKCNIARKVADEGIKVIIANGKRDNILIDLVKNPIGTLHTEFIPNPEAASNVKKWIAHSESFSKGIIHINKKAANVLRSKDRAVSLLFVGVDSIEGDFEEGDIISIVDDKGKRIAVGRSGYDSTEAKKLIGAHDQKPLVHYDYLYME
- a CDS encoding glutamate-5-semialdehyde dehydrogenase, which encodes MELQSIFEKVKFASTELALIDDDKKNVVLQAVADAILSNKESLLKANTEDLERMDKSDPLYDRLQLTEKRLEDIANDMRHVSTLASPLGHVTKHKVLENGLDMKRISVPFGVIGMIYEARPNVTFDVFSLCFKSGNACILKGGKDANSSNFAEVSLIHEILKKYDINTSVVELLPATHEATSEMLNAVGYIDLCIPRGGKKLIKFVRDTAKVPVIETGAGVVNTYFDEFGDMKIGRLIVNNAKTRRVSVCNALDCLIIHKSRIKELPELCALLSISNVELYADDASYEALTGNYPHELLKHADVETYGKEFMDYKMAIKTVLSIDAALNHIRLYGSGHSECIITEDAKNATIFQNRVDAACVYVNAPTSFTDGGQFGLGAEIGISTQKLGPRGPMALEEITTYKWLIEGHGQIRN
- a CDS encoding acetylornithine carbamoyltransferase, with product MKTFINVQDIGDLSKALDEAKEIKNDRFKYQSLGKNKTLMMIFFNNSLRTRLSTQKAAMNLGMNVIVLDVNAGAWKLETERGVIMDGDKSEHLLEAIPVMGCYCDLIGVRSFAGLSDREYDYAETVLNQFIKYSGKPVFAMETATVHPLQAFADLITIEEYKNKKRPKVVMSWAPHCRALPQAVPNSFAQWMNAADVDFVITHPEGYELDPKFSGNAKIEYDQKKALDGADFIYAKNWSCPGFSNPAEYGKIICKDMNWTIDTKHMEWTNNAYFMHCLPVRRGLIVTDDVIESKQSLVIPEAANREISASVVIKRMLESL
- a CDS encoding Rid family hydrolase; translation: MDKYKIISANNKGLFLERLACLYMTVGDFVDMEKLEGRNLQYCKVFLSDAQNQYQELIESELYIDIISKVPHTIVEQAPLNRSKISILIKTSEAKCPFIFNSFRLKAEESTGIDTYTQTRLLFDKYLKSIEGSGMTMNQNCIRTWIYVNDIDNNYADVVNARNDVFAKYGLTSDTHYIASTGIGGRSQIRDAAVAMDFLTYPRIEEKDKRYLQALDHLNPTHEYGVAFERGIRIHTDNTETFFISGTASIDKNGMVMYKGDVIRQTGRLLENIGALLKDGGATMRDINYFIIYLRDISDYECVSTFMDGVYKDIPHIIVEANVCRPEWLIEMECVASKTI